CCATCAGCAGGCCGGTCATGAGTTCGCGGCGGATGACCCGCCACCAGTCGGCGAGCCGGACCTCGCCCAGCGCCATGGCGCGAATGACCAGCGTCGAGGCCTGCGAGCCCGAGTTGCCGCCGCTCGAAAGGACGGACGTGAACGACCGGCGCGGCAGGATGGCAGGGCGCGACATGGTGGCCTCCCGAGGGATGGAACTCGGTGCGGGCTCGGGCCGCCACGGGAGGCCAGTGCGAGGAGTCACCCGGCCTGTGGACGAACAAAGCGCTAGCCCCCCCCCGGCCTCATGTCAACCTCTATTTCATGTTCACGCCACCGCTTGGTCCACGACCAGCCGCGTCACGCGTCCGGTTGGCATTGACGGCCTTCGGCACCGCCGTGCTCAGCGTGCTGCTTCCCGCTGCGAGCCAGGCGCAGTGGTCGCCTGCGGGCGTGCTGCTCTTTGGGCCGCCGGCTGATCCGACGGGAGTCGCGCCGATGGCCGACGGGCGGGGCGGTGTCTATGTCGTTAATGCCGATTACCGCGATCGCTACGGCACCGATGCAGATGCCTACCTGCAACACCTGGACTCAGGGGGTTACCGCCACCCGGGCTGGCCGGCTTCGGGCCTTGCTGTCTGCGTCATGCGGAACTTTCAGGCGGTGGGGAGCTTTGCTCCGGATGGCGCGGGCGGCATTCTTTTGGCTTGGCGCGACGATCGGGATCCCGCTACGACTGGCGCAGACATCTACGCGCAGCGCATCGGGGCCGACGGGGTGCTGCCGCCAGGCTGGACTGAGAATGGTGTGCCCGTTTGTCGGGATTCGAGCTACCAACAACTCAGCACCGTCTACTACACGAGTATCGGAAGCGACGGAGTGGGGGGGGCCTTCGTCGCTTGGGACGACTATCGCGCGGATCCCACCGGGCTGACCCAGAACGCCTACGTACAGCACCTACTCGCCAACGGCAGCCGCGATGCGCGCTGGCCCCCTGACGGACGCCCGGCATGCCTTGCCCCGCCGGGACGCGGCGGCCATGCCGTCATCCCTGACGACGCGGGCGGAGCCTTCGTGATCTTCGGCGACACGCGCCGCGGGATTCCCGAACCGTTCGACGCGGACATCTACGGCCAGCGCATCCGGGCGGACGGGACCAACGCCCCCGGCTGGCCGGCCGAGGGCCGGCTGCTCGTGAGCCGATTCGCGGGCATCCGTGGGGCGCTGCCCGACGACACCGGCGGGTTCTACGTCGTGCGCTCGCGGCTGACCGAGGAAAGCTTCCCCTACGACGCGGAGCTCTGGGTGCACCGGTTCACGTTCGACGGCGGGCGCGCCGCCGGCTGGCCCGAGGAGGGCGTGCTGGTCTGCGGCGGCCCCGGCAGTCGGTACGACATCCAGGTGGAGCGTGACGCGCAGGGCGGGGTGGTCTTCGCCTGGTGGGAGTTCCGCCCCGGGCAGTGGCCCGAGATCCATGTCTCGCGCATCCGGCCCGACGGCACGCTGCCGCCCGGCTGGCCGGTGAACGGCCTGCGGGTCAGCAACCCGGCGTCGTACCCGTACAACGACTTCGACCCCGCAGTGACGTACGACGGCGCGGGCGGGCTCTACGTCGCCTGGTGCCGGGACTTCAACACGGTCAGCCCGAGCTACCTCCAGCACATCACGGCCAATGGCGCGATCGCGCCG
This genomic stretch from Candidatus Eisenbacteria bacterium harbors:
- a CDS encoding magnesium transporter is translated as MSRPAILPRRSFTSVLSSGGNSGSQASTLVIRAMALGEVRLADWWRVIRRELMTGLLM